One Gloeobacter morelensis MG652769 DNA window includes the following coding sequences:
- a CDS encoding alpha/beta fold hydrolase gives MQTLPAFLPPTAALLREPVSIGLLQTLQRDPVAVPFLPQPAETAWTFAAGSDDPPILLLHGFDSSALEFRFVLPRLGQRHPTWAVDLWGFGFTGRQSGAAYGRAEIQTHLHAFWQAHIQRPVLVVGASMGGAAAVDFAVNHPQAVQKLVLIASTGFTGPPAWLGGLAEPLREAAVEYFRQRRLVALGWSELVGDRNTAELIRCAALPMEMPHWREAMLDFNARGGYRILEEQIRAVTQPTLILWGEKDDSIPPADALKFLAAIDNSALIWIGGCGHVPQIERPGVTAGYILRFALA, from the coding sequence ATGCAGACGCTGCCCGCTTTTTTGCCCCCAACCGCCGCCCTGCTGCGCGAGCCCGTCTCAATCGGGCTGTTGCAGACACTCCAGCGCGACCCAGTGGCCGTGCCTTTTTTGCCCCAGCCGGCCGAGACCGCCTGGACCTTCGCAGCTGGTTCGGACGACCCGCCCATCCTGCTGCTGCACGGCTTCGACAGCTCTGCGCTCGAATTTCGCTTCGTGCTGCCCCGGCTGGGGCAGCGCCACCCGACCTGGGCGGTGGATCTATGGGGATTCGGTTTCACCGGGCGCCAGAGCGGGGCCGCTTACGGACGGGCCGAAATCCAGACCCATCTGCACGCTTTTTGGCAGGCGCATATCCAACGGCCGGTGCTGGTGGTGGGCGCTTCGATGGGCGGGGCGGCGGCGGTCGATTTTGCCGTTAACCACCCGCAGGCAGTGCAGAAACTGGTGCTCATTGCCAGCACCGGCTTCACCGGTCCCCCGGCCTGGCTTGGGGGTCTGGCGGAACCGTTGCGCGAAGCGGCGGTCGAATATTTTCGCCAGCGTCGGCTCGTGGCCCTGGGCTGGAGTGAATTGGTGGGGGACCGCAATACGGCCGAACTCATCCGTTGCGCCGCCCTGCCCATGGAGATGCCCCACTGGCGCGAGGCGATGCTCGATTTCAACGCCCGGGGCGGCTATCGCATCTTGGAGGAGCAGATCCGCGCAGTCACCCAACCGACCCTGATTCTCTGGGGCGAAAAAGACGACTCGATCCCGCCCGCCGACGCCCTCAAGTTCCTGGCGGCTATTGATAATAGCGCCCTCATCTGGATAGGCGGTTGCGGACATGTTCCGCAGATCGAACGTCCTGGCGTCACGGCCGGGTACATTTTGCGTTTCGCGCTTGCTTGA
- a CDS encoding antibiotic biosynthesis monooxygenase family protein: MPPTIARSNGLTTAIIIFAVEPSRQADLLANIERFLMATVQYQAGFVSATLHKSLDGARVVNYAQWRTEADYDAFLRNSEVQAATGWLSLFAPPDSRLYAVAASEPESPATVLAPNTGALADVAVFKTTPDTQEQAVALAREAIDLLRLRPGFVSTHIHRSFDGTRVIGYSQWRSESDFRSVTGDLPAPIRKLFAVAEYEAQPALFDIALTWPN, translated from the coding sequence ATGCCGCCCACCATTGCCAGAAGCAACGGCCTGACCACCGCCATCATTATCTTCGCCGTGGAACCATCGCGGCAGGCGGATTTGCTCGCCAACATCGAACGGTTCTTGATGGCCACGGTCCAGTATCAGGCCGGTTTCGTCTCCGCGACGCTCCACAAAAGCCTGGACGGCGCCCGCGTGGTCAATTACGCCCAGTGGCGCACCGAGGCCGACTACGACGCCTTTTTGCGCAACAGCGAAGTGCAGGCCGCCACCGGTTGGCTTTCGCTGTTTGCCCCGCCCGATAGCCGCCTGTACGCAGTGGCGGCTTCTGAGCCCGAGAGTCCGGCCACGGTGCTGGCCCCGAATACGGGCGCGCTGGCCGACGTGGCCGTGTTCAAGACCACCCCCGACACCCAGGAGCAGGCGGTGGCACTGGCCCGCGAAGCTATCGATCTATTGCGGCTGCGGCCGGGATTCGTCTCGACCCATATCCACCGCAGCTTCGACGGCACGCGGGTGATCGGTTACAGCCAGTGGCGCTCAGAAAGTGACTTTCGCTCGGTGACAGGCGATTTGCCCGCCCCAATCCGCAAGCTGTTCGCTGTGGCCGAGTACGAAGCCCAGCCGGCGCTGTTCGATATCGCCCTTACCTGGCCAAACTGA
- a CDS encoding DUF6816 family protein → MSFTADAMPLLWILLLLSWTVPVAATPLAERVRAFAAVGEALNLAAARGELVYPDWFAGTWRVRTTLTDLAAPQGEQLINRQAFAASQKLKGKPVNFQARFVRNRRQQVVADLAFNSRSIAEAYFGRTNVLGVEVRPDEPNRQVITLKGDRRGELVTLRRHSETPAADRFEVAEFYQQTFTGSRVPNLRAIETVTLYTRRGAGIIAEQITAVYLDPRDPAYFDAKGRAVTVYRYRLEFDRSIP, encoded by the coding sequence TTGAGCTTTACCGCCGACGCAATGCCTTTGTTGTGGATTTTGCTGCTGTTGTCGTGGACCGTTCCGGTCGCCGCCACTCCCCTGGCCGAGCGGGTGCGCGCTTTTGCGGCCGTGGGCGAGGCGCTCAATCTGGCGGCGGCGCGGGGGGAGTTAGTCTATCCGGACTGGTTCGCGGGCACCTGGCGGGTGCGCACAACGCTGACGGACCTGGCGGCGCCCCAGGGTGAACAACTGATCAACCGCCAGGCCTTTGCCGCGAGCCAAAAACTTAAAGGCAAACCCGTGAACTTTCAAGCGCGCTTCGTGCGCAACCGGCGCCAGCAAGTGGTGGCGGATCTAGCCTTCAACAGCCGTTCAATCGCCGAGGCGTACTTCGGCCGCACCAACGTGCTGGGTGTGGAGGTGCGCCCCGACGAGCCGAACCGTCAGGTGATCACGCTCAAAGGCGACCGGCGCGGCGAACTGGTCACCCTCAGGCGGCATAGCGAGACGCCTGCGGCGGACCGCTTCGAGGTGGCGGAATTTTACCAGCAGACGTTTACCGGCAGCCGCGTGCCCAACCTGCGCGCCATCGAAACGGTAACGCTCTATACCCGGCGGGGGGCGGGGATTATTGCTGAGCAAATCACGGCGGTCTACCTCGACCCGCGCGATCCGGCCTACTTCGACGCCAAAGGCCGCGCCGTCACCGTCTACCGCTACCGGCTCGAATTCGATCGTTCTATCCCCTAA
- a CDS encoding ABA4-like family protein yields MTISLLFDAANLFVLPFWALMIIAPNWQVTRRVMASYLPFIALALVYLYLVVGSLNAESLQAMSNPKLADIARFFGTEQGAAAGWVHYLVFDLFVGRWIYFEGQRPGVWTIHSLILCLFFGPLGLLSHILTAWVSQKGSLFAPSDARP; encoded by the coding sequence ATGACCATTTCGCTGCTGTTTGATGCGGCCAACCTGTTCGTGCTGCCCTTTTGGGCGCTGATGATTATCGCTCCCAACTGGCAGGTGACCCGCCGGGTGATGGCCTCCTATCTGCCTTTCATCGCCCTGGCGCTGGTGTATCTGTACCTGGTGGTGGGAAGTCTCAACGCCGAATCGCTTCAGGCAATGTCCAACCCAAAACTGGCCGACATCGCGCGCTTTTTTGGCACCGAGCAGGGAGCCGCCGCGGGCTGGGTGCATTACCTGGTGTTCGATTTGTTTGTCGGCCGCTGGATTTACTTCGAAGGTCAGCGCCCGGGAGTTTGGACAATTCACTCGCTGATTTTGTGTCTATTTTTTGGGCCGCTCGGGCTGCTCTCCCACATCCTCACCGCCTGGGTGAGCCAGAAAGGTTCGCTCTTTGCTCCCTCCGATGCCCGGCCCTGA